AATTTATCCAGAGGAAGCATTAGCAGCTGGGGCAGCAGTAGTCGGTACTGGTAGATCGGATTATCCAAATCAAGTAAATAATCTACTCGCATTTCCAGGAATCTTTCGAGGTGCACTAGATGCTAAAGCAAAAGATATTACGGTGAACATGAAAGTAGCAGCGGCAATAGCAATTGCTGAAGTTATTACCGCTGAAGAATTAAGTCCAACTTATATTATTCCGAATGCACTTGATGAACGAGTTGCTAGATTAGTAGCTACAGCCGTAAAGAAAACGGCTATTCAAGAGAAAGTATGATAAAAGAGCAATATCTAGATCACAGGATCACGCAAGATCGTGCGTAGCGTGTCTTGGGGTGTGTCACGAGTGAACGGGTCTATATGAATTTCGTGATGCGGTCCATTTTTACTTACTCCGTGATAATCAGCTACTGCTCCAAGTTGTTCGAGTGTTTCAAGTTCGTTGGCAAATGGTCCGTGGTGCATCACTTGAATCACCATTTGTTTTGGAAGCGTAAAAAGCTCAAGTGCTTCATTGTTGGTTTCAGCTGTACTCGCAGCAGAGCGACGTGCAAGTATGATGTCATTCATTGTAGTTTGATCGTTAATCTTAGCCATAATCCGATAACGTAAAGAGGAAATCGGATTAATACTGTAAAAATTCGC
The nucleotide sequence above comes from Paraliobacillus zengyii. Encoded proteins:
- a CDS encoding GyrI-like domain-containing protein, which codes for MNEHNQSKENSNSTKKTTLENIPDVDHFHASDFPEIVMTPETNYISILGSGAPGTPAFYRKKSFISDLLSTLTYTEHVSDTLPIIEILYWYPKDAPTADIANFYSINPISSLRYRIMAKINDQTTMNDIILARRSAASTAETNNEALELFTLPKQMVIQVMHHGPFANELETLEQLGAVADYHGVSKNGPHHEIHIDPFTRDTPQDTLRTILRDPVI